One genomic window of Kaistia geumhonensis includes the following:
- a CDS encoding LacI family DNA-binding transcriptional regulator produces MSTRETPAGAARVTMIDIARHAGVSKSTVSLVLQGSPLVKAETREKVVAAIEALGYVYNRGAANLRGQRSNIVGMVINDLANPFFAELAVGIERVFHAAGYIPFIANTIENPKRQGEVLRSMSEHDIAGLIICPARGTRPSDIETMAQLGVPVVLAMRRLAGPRYSSVTPDNLRGARRATEHLLALGHRRIAFFGGYSDMIAQNDRCGGYQAALAAAGLPVDPMLVIEGPPNRECGQNAIGHVLDMAAPPTAALCFNDVVAFGVLSGLERRGLAAGRDFALVGFDDVAEARHTNPPLTTVHVDTGALGERAAHQVLRMIHGDARPEEFVSDVDLVVRASCGAATGRLQ; encoded by the coding sequence ATGAGCACCCGGGAAACGCCAGCAGGCGCCGCGCGCGTCACCATGATCGACATCGCGCGCCATGCCGGCGTGTCGAAGTCGACGGTGTCGCTCGTCCTGCAGGGAAGCCCGCTGGTGAAGGCCGAGACGCGTGAGAAGGTCGTCGCCGCGATCGAGGCGCTCGGCTATGTCTACAACCGCGGCGCCGCCAATCTGCGCGGCCAGCGCTCCAACATCGTCGGCATGGTCATCAACGACCTCGCCAACCCGTTCTTCGCGGAACTCGCGGTCGGGATCGAGCGCGTCTTCCACGCCGCCGGCTACATCCCGTTCATCGCCAACACGATCGAGAACCCGAAGCGGCAGGGCGAGGTGCTTCGCTCGATGTCGGAGCACGATATCGCCGGGCTCATCATCTGCCCGGCGCGCGGCACGCGTCCGTCCGACATCGAGACCATGGCCCAGCTCGGCGTGCCGGTCGTGCTCGCCATGCGGCGTCTCGCCGGCCCGCGCTATTCCTCGGTCACGCCGGATAACCTGCGCGGCGCGCGCCGCGCGACCGAGCATCTGCTGGCGCTCGGCCACCGGCGCATCGCCTTCTTCGGCGGCTACAGCGACATGATCGCCCAGAACGACCGCTGCGGCGGTTACCAGGCGGCGCTCGCGGCGGCGGGCCTGCCCGTCGATCCGATGCTCGTGATCGAGGGGCCGCCCAATCGCGAATGCGGCCAGAACGCCATCGGCCATGTGCTCGACATGGCCGCGCCGCCGACCGCCGCGCTCTGCTTCAACGACGTCGTCGCCTTTGGCGTCCTCAGCGGGCTCGAGCGGCGCGGCCTCGCTGCCGGCCGCGACTTCGCGCTGGTCGGTTTCGACGACGTGGCCGAGGCACGCCACACCAATCCGCCGCTCACGACCGTCCATGTCGATACCGGCGCGCTCGGCGAGCGTGCCGCCCATCAGGTGCTGCGCATGATCCACGGCGATGCGCGGCCCGAGGAATTCGTCAGCGATGTCGATCTCGTCGTCAGGGCGAGCTGCGGCGCCGCAACCGGGAGACTGCAATGA
- a CDS encoding acyl CoA:acetate/3-ketoacid CoA transferase, whose translation MIASKVISADAAAALIPDDAVVTVSSASALGCPDATLAAIGRVFEATGHPKNLTMLHPIAAGDMSGIKGIDHIAKRGLLGRIIAGSYPSGPSSAEPPAIWRMIGENAIPAWNIPSGIMFDMHREAAAKRPGVITKVGLDTFADPRRHGCAMNAAAASEPVVEVIDFRGEEWLFFPAIVPSVAIIRATTADERGNLSFEHEGAYLGPLDQALAVRNNGGIVIAQVKRITRAGTLKPFAVHVPGVLVDHIVVAPDQWQTCQTPYEPAISGEISRPLDSFEIPPFDIAKVIARRVALELKAGWAVNIGFGISANVPRILIDEARHGDVTWVIEQGAVGGVPLLDFQFGCASNAEAIVPSPQQFVYFQGGGFDCSLLSFLQIDASGSVNVSRLSARPHVTAGAGGFVDITARARRIIFSGYFNAGAKFSIEDGAVRIEKEGKVKKLVQEVEHVSFSGRRAVAQGQEILYVTERCVMRLTAEGVEVIEIAPGFDLERDILRQSEFPLRVAKDLKVTPERLYWPEKIGLSLDGASHG comes from the coding sequence GTGATCGCAAGCAAGGTCATCTCGGCCGATGCGGCGGCGGCGCTCATTCCCGACGACGCGGTCGTGACCGTCTCCTCGGCGAGCGCGCTCGGCTGCCCGGATGCGACGCTCGCCGCGATCGGCCGCGTCTTCGAGGCGACGGGCCATCCGAAGAACCTGACGATGCTGCACCCGATCGCCGCCGGCGACATGTCGGGCATCAAGGGCATCGACCATATCGCGAAGCGAGGCCTCCTCGGCCGGATCATTGCCGGCTCGTATCCCTCCGGCCCGTCCTCGGCCGAGCCGCCCGCGATCTGGCGCATGATCGGCGAGAACGCCATTCCCGCCTGGAATATCCCGTCGGGCATCATGTTCGACATGCATCGCGAGGCAGCGGCCAAGCGGCCGGGCGTCATCACCAAGGTCGGGCTCGACACCTTCGCCGATCCCCGCCGCCATGGCTGCGCCATGAACGCGGCGGCGGCCTCGGAGCCTGTCGTCGAGGTGATCGATTTCCGCGGCGAGGAATGGCTGTTCTTCCCGGCCATCGTGCCGAGCGTCGCGATCATCCGCGCCACGACGGCCGACGAGCGCGGCAATCTCTCCTTCGAGCACGAGGGCGCCTATCTCGGCCCGCTCGATCAGGCGCTCGCCGTGCGCAACAATGGCGGCATCGTCATCGCGCAGGTGAAGCGGATCACCCGCGCCGGCACGCTGAAGCCCTTCGCCGTGCACGTGCCCGGCGTGCTGGTCGACCATATCGTCGTCGCGCCGGACCAGTGGCAGACCTGCCAGACGCCGTATGAACCGGCGATTTCCGGCGAGATCTCCCGGCCCCTCGACAGTTTCGAGATCCCGCCCTTCGATATCGCCAAGGTCATCGCGCGCCGCGTCGCGCTGGAGCTCAAGGCAGGCTGGGCGGTCAATATCGGCTTCGGCATCTCGGCCAATGTGCCGCGCATCCTCATCGACGAGGCGCGGCATGGCGATGTCACCTGGGTTATCGAGCAGGGCGCCGTCGGCGGCGTGCCGCTCCTGGATTTCCAGTTCGGCTGCGCCTCGAATGCCGAGGCGATCGTGCCGAGCCCGCAGCAGTTCGTCTATTTCCAGGGCGGCGGCTTCGACTGCTCGCTGCTCTCCTTCCTGCAGATCGACGCCTCGGGATCGGTCAATGTCTCCCGCCTCTCTGCCCGTCCGCATGTGACGGCCGGCGCCGGCGGCTTCGTCGACATCACGGCGCGCGCAAGGCGCATCATCTTCTCGGGCTATTTCAACGCCGGCGCAAAGTTCTCGATCGAGGACGGCGCGGTGCGCATCGAGAAGGAAGGCAAGGTCAAGAAGCTGGTCCAGGAGGTTGAGCATGTCTCCTTCTCCGGCCGCCGCGCGGTCGCGCAGGGGCAGGAGATCCTCTACGTCACCGAACGCTGCGTGATGCGGCTCACGGCGGAGGGCGTCGAGGTCATCGAGATCGCCCCCGGCTTCGACCTGGAGCGCGACATCCTCCGCCAGTCCGAGTTCCCGCTCCGCGTCGCGAAGGACCTGAAGGTCACGCCGGAACGGCTCTATTGGCCGGAGAAGATCGGCCTCTCGCTGGATGGAGCCTCCCATGGCTGA
- a CDS encoding efflux RND transporter permease subunit produces the protein MNWNFSAWSIRNPVPPILLFVVLIALGLYSFFHLPITKFPNIDVPVISVTVTDVGSAPAELETQVTKKVEDAIAGISGVKHMTSTVTDGSSTTAVEFRLEVNTDRALNDVKDAIAKIRSDLPGSVEEPIIQRIDVEGQSIQTYAVTAPAMTPEELSWFVDDTVIRDLQGLKGVGRVERMGGVTREIQVRLDPDRLMALGVTAAEVSRQLRATNVDLSGGRAEVGGQEQTIRTLANAASMDDLAATRIVLTGGREVRLSDLGTITDGYEEPKSFARLDGKPVVAFAIYRAKGASDASVSEVVAAEVKQLGEAYPDVAFSRIDDSVYYTYGNYESAMDTLVEGAILAILVVLLFLRDIRATLIAAIALPLSAIPTFWALSMLGFSLNLISLLGITLVTGILVDDAIVEIENIVRHIRTGKKPYRAALEAADEIGLAVIAISATIIAIFAPVSFMGGVAGQYFKQFGLTVAIAVFFSLLVARLITPMMAAFFMREPYVGDGTDGRPRWRGFGPTLRRRVGGFAMLGILFVALLMLVETAGPAASWWSPLAMLDGIAARLLPMGWPLVIGATLAVVLIAAVFVTWLGQPHPEEHDDGFIMRLYTGLLRATLWRPRIPMPWHHQVNGVSERVRLRFPLMPLVTISLGVAFFLVSMNATKYLPTGFIPPVDEGRIVTSVELPPGSTLDETQRVTDAISSLLGKVEGVASVFVMGGTSPTGTLEKRRATVVLNLTPKESGRPSQKELQLIVQDQLADVPDIRAFFMNERGDREATVGILGRDGDAVATAASSLEAAMRKDPIFSNPAAQASFARPEIRISPKSDQAADLGIATDAISETVRVATMGDADSQLAKFTDGDRQIPIRVEFREGARGDLSLLQALRVPTPSGGSVPLSAVADIGFGQGPSTIERYDRERLVKVGTDMATGYTSGQGLERIQALPAVKDFPAGVRIQETGDAEIQGEVFSGFAVAMGAGIMMVFVVLILLFNSVIQPITILASLPLSVGGVVAALLITNNALSMPVIIGILMLMGIVTKNAIMLVDFAVEREKHGMEQTAAIIDAGRKRARPIVMTTIAMAAGMLPAAYGVGQGGEFRSPMAIAVIGGLLVSTVLSLVFIPSVYTIMDDISRGIAGLFHWIVRPNRSDEDETPSAGPEATASAERKADDAEQAAAMRIAAE, from the coding sequence ATGAACTGGAACTTCTCCGCCTGGTCGATCCGCAACCCGGTTCCGCCGATCCTCCTCTTCGTCGTCCTGATCGCGCTTGGGCTCTACTCCTTCTTCCATCTGCCGATCACGAAGTTCCCGAACATCGACGTGCCGGTCATCTCGGTGACGGTGACCGATGTCGGGTCGGCGCCGGCCGAGCTCGAGACGCAGGTGACCAAGAAGGTCGAGGATGCCATCGCCGGCATCTCGGGCGTCAAGCACATGACCTCGACGGTGACCGACGGGTCCTCGACGACGGCGGTCGAATTCCGCCTCGAGGTCAACACCGACCGGGCGCTCAACGACGTCAAGGACGCGATCGCCAAGATCCGCAGCGACCTGCCGGGCTCGGTCGAGGAGCCGATCATCCAGCGCATCGATGTCGAAGGGCAGTCGATCCAGACCTATGCCGTGACGGCGCCGGCGATGACGCCGGAGGAGCTGTCCTGGTTCGTCGACGATACCGTCATCCGCGACCTGCAGGGGCTCAAGGGCGTCGGCCGTGTCGAGCGCATGGGCGGCGTCACGCGCGAGATCCAGGTGCGCCTCGATCCCGACCGGCTGATGGCGCTCGGCGTCACCGCGGCCGAGGTCTCGCGCCAGCTTCGGGCGACGAATGTCGACCTGTCCGGCGGCCGGGCCGAGGTGGGCGGCCAGGAACAGACCATTCGCACGCTCGCCAATGCCGCCAGCATGGACGATCTCGCGGCGACGCGCATCGTGCTGACGGGCGGCCGCGAGGTCCGCCTCTCCGATCTCGGCACCATCACGGACGGCTACGAGGAGCCGAAATCCTTCGCGCGGCTCGACGGCAAGCCGGTCGTCGCCTTCGCCATCTACCGCGCCAAGGGCGCCAGCGACGCCTCGGTGTCGGAAGTGGTCGCGGCCGAGGTGAAGCAGCTCGGCGAGGCCTATCCGGACGTCGCCTTCAGCCGCATCGACGACAGCGTCTACTACACCTATGGCAACTACGAGAGCGCGATGGACACGCTCGTCGAGGGCGCGATCCTCGCGATCCTCGTCGTGCTCCTCTTCCTGCGCGATATCCGGGCGACGCTGATCGCGGCGATCGCCCTGCCGCTCTCGGCGATCCCGACCTTCTGGGCGCTGTCGATGCTCGGCTTCTCGCTGAACCTCATCAGCCTGCTCGGCATCACGCTGGTCACCGGCATTCTCGTCGACGACGCCATCGTCGAGATCGAGAACATCGTCCGCCATATCCGAACGGGCAAGAAGCCCTATCGCGCGGCGCTCGAGGCCGCCGACGAGATCGGCCTCGCGGTCATCGCGATCTCGGCGACGATCATCGCCATCTTCGCGCCGGTGTCGTTCATGGGCGGCGTCGCCGGCCAGTATTTCAAGCAGTTCGGCCTGACGGTCGCGATCGCGGTGTTCTTCTCGCTGCTGGTGGCACGCCTCATCACGCCGATGATGGCCGCCTTCTTCATGCGCGAACCCTATGTGGGCGACGGCACGGACGGACGGCCGCGCTGGCGGGGCTTCGGCCCGACGCTGCGGCGCCGGGTCGGCGGCTTCGCGATGCTCGGCATCCTGTTCGTCGCGCTGCTGATGCTCGTCGAGACCGCCGGTCCCGCCGCGTCCTGGTGGTCGCCGCTCGCCATGCTCGACGGCATCGCCGCCCGCCTCCTGCCGATGGGCTGGCCGCTGGTGATCGGCGCGACGCTCGCCGTGGTGCTCATCGCGGCGGTCTTCGTTACCTGGCTCGGCCAGCCGCATCCCGAGGAGCATGACGACGGCTTCATCATGCGCCTCTATACGGGGCTGCTGCGCGCGACGCTGTGGCGCCCGCGCATCCCGATGCCCTGGCACCATCAGGTCAACGGCGTCAGCGAGCGCGTCCGCCTGCGCTTCCCGCTGATGCCGCTCGTCACGATCTCGCTCGGCGTCGCCTTCTTCCTCGTCTCCATGAACGCGACGAAGTATCTGCCGACCGGCTTCATCCCGCCGGTGGACGAGGGCCGCATCGTGACGTCGGTGGAACTGCCGCCGGGATCGACGCTCGACGAGACGCAGCGCGTGACCGACGCGATCTCCAGCCTGCTCGGCAAGGTCGAGGGCGTCGCCAGCGTGTTCGTGATGGGCGGCACCTCGCCGACCGGCACGCTCGAGAAGCGCCGCGCGACCGTCGTGCTCAACCTGACGCCGAAGGAGAGCGGCCGGCCGAGCCAGAAGGAACTGCAGCTGATCGTCCAGGACCAGCTCGCCGATGTGCCGGATATCCGGGCCTTCTTCATGAACGAGCGCGGCGATCGTGAAGCGACGGTCGGCATTCTCGGGCGCGACGGCGACGCCGTCGCCACGGCGGCGAGCTCGCTCGAAGCGGCGATGCGCAAGGATCCGATCTTCTCGAATCCGGCCGCGCAGGCCTCCTTCGCCCGTCCCGAGATCCGCATCTCGCCGAAGAGCGACCAGGCCGCCGATCTCGGTATCGCCACCGACGCGATCTCCGAGACGGTGCGCGTCGCCACCATGGGCGATGCCGACAGCCAGCTCGCGAAGTTCACGGATGGCGACCGCCAGATCCCGATCCGCGTCGAGTTCCGCGAAGGGGCGCGCGGCGATCTCAGCCTGTTGCAGGCGCTGCGCGTGCCGACGCCATCCGGCGGTTCCGTCCCGCTGTCCGCGGTCGCCGATATCGGCTTCGGGCAGGGCCCGTCGACGATCGAGCGCTATGATCGCGAGCGGCTGGTCAAGGTCGGGACCGACATGGCCACCGGCTACACGTCGGGCCAGGGCCTCGAGCGCATCCAGGCGCTGCCCGCCGTCAAGGACTTCCCGGCCGGTGTCCGCATCCAGGAGACCGGCGACGCGGAAATCCAGGGCGAGGTCTTCTCCGGCTTCGCGGTCGCGATGGGCGCCGGCATCATGATGGTGTTCGTGGTGCTGATCCTGCTCTTCAACAGCGTGATCCAGCCGATCACCATCCTCGCCTCGCTGCCGCTTTCGGTCGGCGGCGTGGTGGCGGCGCTGCTCATCACCAACAACGCGCTCTCGATGCCCGTGATCATCGGCATCCTGATGCTGATGGGCATCGTGACCAAGAACGCGATCATGCTGGTCGACTTCGCCGTCGAGCGCGAGAAGCACGGCATGGAGCAGACCGCGGCGATCATCGATGCCGGCCGCAAGCGCGCCCGCCCGATCGTCATGACCACCATCGCCATGGCCGCCGGCATGCTGCCGGCCGCCTATGGCGTCGGACAGGGCGGCGAATTCCGCTCGCCCATGGCGATCGCGGTGATCGGCGGCCTGCTCGTCTCGACCGTCCTCTCGCTGGTCTTCATCCCGTCGGTCTACACGATCATGGACGACATCTCGCGTGGCATCGCCGGGCTGTTCCACTGGATCGTGCGGCCGAACCGATCCGACGAGGACGAGACGCCTTCGGCCGGCCCCGAGGCCACCGCCTCGGCCGAGCGCAAGGCCGACGACGCGGAGCAGGCGGCCGCCATGCGCATCGCCGCCGAATAG
- a CDS encoding ABC transporter substrate-binding protein, with amino-acid sequence MRRLMMAAAMLATTALTAHADDVKEVEMLHWWTSGGEAAALNVLKQDLAQQGYAWKDVPVAGGGGDAAMTALKAMVAAGNPPTASQMLGYTVLDYAEAGKMGDLTETAVAEGWDKAVPAALQKFAVYDGKWVAAPVNVHSVNWLWINKAVMDKIGGTEPKNFDEFVALLDKAKAAGVTPLALGGQNWQEATMFDSIVLSTGGPEFYKKAMNDLDEDALKSDTMKKSFDNLAKLKDYVDPNFSGRDWNLATAMVINGDALVQVMGDWAKGEFVAAKKVPGTDFLCYRFPGTDGSVIYNSDMFGMFDVPDDRKAAQVALAKATLSKSFQSAFNVVKGSVPARTDVPDTDFDACGKKGIADLKAANDGGTLFGSLAQGYGAPPAVANAYKDVVSKFVHGQITSSDQAVEELVKAIDDAK; translated from the coding sequence ATGCGTAGACTGATGATGGCTGCGGCCATGCTGGCGACGACGGCGCTGACCGCGCATGCGGACGACGTCAAGGAAGTGGAGATGCTGCACTGGTGGACCTCGGGCGGCGAAGCGGCCGCGCTGAACGTCCTCAAGCAGGACCTCGCCCAGCAGGGTTATGCCTGGAAGGACGTGCCGGTCGCCGGCGGCGGCGGCGACGCCGCCATGACGGCGCTGAAGGCGATGGTGGCCGCCGGCAACCCGCCGACCGCCTCGCAGATGCTCGGCTACACCGTTCTCGACTATGCCGAGGCCGGCAAGATGGGCGACCTGACCGAGACGGCGGTCGCCGAAGGCTGGGACAAGGCCGTTCCGGCAGCGCTGCAGAAGTTCGCCGTCTATGATGGCAAGTGGGTCGCGGCGCCCGTCAACGTCCATTCCGTGAACTGGCTCTGGATCAACAAGGCCGTCATGGACAAGATCGGCGGCACCGAGCCGAAGAACTTCGACGAGTTCGTCGCGCTGCTCGACAAGGCCAAGGCGGCCGGCGTCACGCCGCTCGCGCTCGGCGGCCAGAACTGGCAGGAAGCGACGATGTTCGACAGCATCGTGCTCTCGACCGGTGGTCCCGAGTTCTACAAGAAGGCGATGAACGACCTCGACGAGGACGCGCTGAAGTCGGACACGATGAAGAAGTCGTTCGACAACCTTGCCAAGCTCAAGGACTATGTCGACCCGAACTTCTCCGGCCGCGACTGGAACCTCGCCACCGCCATGGTCATCAATGGCGATGCGCTGGTCCAGGTGATGGGCGACTGGGCGAAGGGCGAGTTCGTTGCGGCGAAGAAGGTGCCGGGCACCGACTTCCTCTGCTACCGCTTCCCCGGCACTGACGGCTCGGTGATCTACAACTCGGACATGTTCGGCATGTTCGACGTGCCGGACGATCGCAAGGCCGCGCAGGTCGCGCTCGCCAAGGCGACGCTGTCGAAGAGCTTCCAGTCGGCCTTCAACGTCGTCAAGGGCTCGGTTCCGGCCCGCACCGACGTGCCGGATACCGATTTCGACGCCTGCGGCAAGAAGGGCATCGCCGATCTGAAGGCGGCGAATGACGGCGGCACGCTGTTCGGCTCGCTTGCCCAGGGCTATGGCGCGCCGCCCGCGGTCGCCAATGCCTACAAGGACGTCGTCTCGAAGTTCGTCCATGGCCAGATCACGTCCTCCGACCAGGCGGTCGAGGAACTCGTGAAGGCGATCGACGACGCGAAGTAA
- a CDS encoding Gfo/Idh/MocA family protein has translation MTTIRWGLVGASNIAREHVINAIRANGGEVVSVMSADAGRANAYAAANGIPSATDSLDALLSRDDVDAVYISTTNELHRDQALAAARAGKHILCEKPLALDLSDAHRMVDAARAAGVVFATNHHLRNAGAHRAMRTAIAEGRIGRPLAARVFHAVFLPPFLQGWRINAPAAGGGVILDIAVHDADTLRFVLQDEPESVVAMTQSGGMGEGGLADAVMTTVTFRSGLIAQTHDAFTAKYAGTGFEVHGTEGSLIARDVMTQKPVGSVVLRNESGEHVIDFDRGDLYVRALGAFHGAVRGEGEPAATGEDGIRSLAFGLAVAEAAKTGGTVKVETGL, from the coding sequence ATGACCACCATCCGCTGGGGCCTCGTCGGCGCCTCCAACATCGCCCGCGAGCATGTGATCAACGCCATCCGCGCCAATGGCGGCGAGGTGGTCTCGGTCATGAGCGCGGATGCCGGCCGCGCCAACGCCTATGCGGCGGCGAACGGCATTCCCTCGGCGACCGACAGCCTCGACGCGCTGCTCTCGCGCGACGATGTCGATGCCGTCTACATCTCGACGACCAACGAGCTTCATCGCGACCAGGCGCTCGCCGCCGCCAGGGCGGGCAAGCATATCCTCTGCGAGAAGCCGCTCGCCCTCGATCTTTCCGACGCCCATCGCATGGTCGACGCGGCCCGCGCGGCCGGTGTCGTCTTCGCGACCAACCATCATCTGAGGAATGCCGGCGCCCATCGCGCGATGCGCACCGCGATCGCCGAAGGGCGCATCGGCCGGCCGCTCGCCGCGCGCGTCTTCCATGCCGTGTTCCTGCCGCCCTTCCTGCAGGGCTGGCGCATCAACGCGCCGGCGGCCGGCGGTGGCGTCATTCTCGACATCGCCGTGCATGACGCGGACACGCTGCGCTTCGTGCTGCAGGACGAGCCGGAGAGCGTCGTCGCGATGACGCAGAGCGGCGGCATGGGCGAAGGCGGCCTCGCCGACGCGGTGATGACGACGGTGACGTTCCGCTCCGGCCTCATCGCGCAGACGCATGACGCCTTCACCGCGAAATATGCCGGGACCGGATTCGAGGTGCACGGCACCGAGGGCTCGCTGATCGCGCGCGACGTGATGACCCAAAAGCCGGTGGGCTCGGTCGTGCTGCGCAACGAGAGCGGCGAGCATGTGATCGATTTCGACCGCGGCGACCTTTATGTCCGCGCGCTCGGCGCCTTCCACGGCGCAGTCCGCGGCGAGGGCGAGCCGGCTGCGACGGGCGAGGACGGCATCCGCTCGCTCGCCTTCGGCCTCGCCGTCGCCGAGGCGGCGAAGACCGGCGGCACGGTCAAGGTGGAGACCGGGCTGTGA
- a CDS encoding enoyl-CoA hydratase/isomerase family protein: MAEARSAGARIRSEVDGAVAVLTLDRPEKLNALDQTMMAGIEAWVEATEADRAVRAAVITGAGEKAFSAGGDIAAWAGLDPVDFMRGWIRTGHRVFDRLARLRQPLVACLNGHAFGGGLELAATADLIVMEAHGRIGLPETGLAMVPGWSGTQRLVRRYGSRVVKRMALAGEMFGAEEALALGLVDKVVPKGEGLAAAKALAASIASRGPVAVQVTKQLINAAEGEEEAAAIESVAGALVAFTHDLKEGAASFREKRPAHFEDR, from the coding sequence ATGGCTGAGGCAAGGAGCGCCGGGGCGCGCATCAGGAGCGAGGTCGACGGCGCCGTCGCCGTGCTGACGCTCGACCGGCCGGAAAAGCTCAACGCGCTCGATCAGACCATGATGGCCGGCATCGAGGCCTGGGTGGAGGCGACGGAGGCGGATCGCGCGGTGCGCGCCGCCGTCATCACCGGCGCCGGCGAGAAGGCCTTTTCCGCCGGCGGCGACATCGCCGCCTGGGCCGGGCTCGATCCCGTCGACTTCATGCGTGGCTGGATCCGCACCGGTCACCGCGTGTTCGACCGCCTCGCACGGCTGCGGCAGCCGCTCGTCGCCTGCCTCAACGGCCACGCTTTTGGCGGCGGCCTCGAACTCGCCGCGACGGCCGACCTGATCGTCATGGAGGCACATGGCCGTATCGGGCTGCCGGAGACGGGGCTGGCCATGGTGCCGGGCTGGTCGGGCACGCAGCGCCTCGTCCGGCGCTACGGCTCGCGGGTGGTGAAGCGCATGGCGCTCGCCGGCGAGATGTTCGGCGCCGAGGAGGCACTTGCGCTCGGGCTCGTCGACAAGGTCGTGCCGAAGGGCGAGGGGCTCGCCGCCGCGAAGGCGCTGGCCGCATCGATCGCATCGCGCGGTCCGGTCGCCGTCCAGGTGACCAAGCAACTCATCAATGCCGCCGAAGGCGAAGAGGAGGCCGCGGCGATCGAATCCGTCGCCGGTGCCCTCGTCGCCTTCACTCATGACCTGAAGGAAGGCGCCGCCAGCTTCCGCGAGAAGCGGCCGGCCCATTTCGAGGATCGCTGA
- a CDS encoding aldehyde dehydrogenase family protein produces MTLHIDPKHLPEAQSGPRRYQMLIDGKWTDGEVGLEGERVSPGHGVLVSRYAFGSEGDVNRAAAAARRAFHRGPWPRMKAADRAAVLLKTADLIDARREEIARLDALESGKPIAQARGEVAGAADIWRYAASLARTLHGESYANLGDSMLGVVLREPIGVVSIITPWNFPFLIVAQKLPFALAAGCTAIVKPSEMTSASTVVLGELLMEAGLPEGVCNIVLGTGPEVGAHMVTHPSVDMVTFTGSTRVGKATMQAASATLKKVAMELGGKNAQVVFPDADLEAAVDAAVFGAFFNAGECCNAGSRLIVHKAVAADFLAAFEKRAAKVRVGDPLDDATKVGAIITPEHLKKIENAVVDASADGASVAIGGAGLASGAGQYMAPTVVTGVKPEMAIARDEVFGPVLSVMEFERVEEAIRLVDTTDYGLSAGVWSKDIDTAVTVARAARTGTVWVNTFMDGYPELPFGGMKQSGVGRELGKGAVEDFTESKTIQFHRGPRTSWWVDG; encoded by the coding sequence ATGACACTCCATATCGATCCGAAGCACCTTCCCGAGGCGCAAAGCGGACCCCGCCGCTACCAGATGCTGATCGACGGCAAGTGGACGGATGGCGAGGTCGGCCTCGAGGGCGAGCGCGTCAGCCCCGGCCACGGCGTGCTGGTCAGCCGCTATGCCTTCGGCTCGGAGGGCGACGTCAACCGCGCCGCCGCCGCCGCGCGCCGCGCGTTTCATCGCGGCCCCTGGCCACGGATGAAGGCCGCCGACCGCGCCGCCGTCCTCCTGAAGACAGCCGATCTCATCGATGCCCGCCGCGAGGAGATCGCCCGGCTCGACGCGCTCGAGAGCGGCAAGCCGATCGCGCAGGCGCGCGGCGAGGTCGCGGGCGCTGCCGATATCTGGCGCTATGCCGCCTCGCTGGCGCGCACGCTGCACGGCGAGAGCTACGCCAATCTCGGCGACAGCATGCTCGGCGTCGTGCTGCGCGAGCCGATCGGCGTCGTCTCGATCATCACGCCCTGGAACTTTCCGTTCCTGATCGTCGCACAGAAGCTGCCCTTCGCGCTCGCCGCCGGCTGCACGGCCATCGTCAAGCCGAGCGAGATGACGTCGGCCTCGACGGTGGTGCTCGGCGAACTGCTCATGGAGGCAGGCCTGCCGGAAGGCGTCTGCAACATCGTGCTCGGCACCGGCCCCGAGGTCGGCGCCCATATGGTGACGCATCCCTCGGTCGACATGGTGACCTTCACCGGCTCGACCCGCGTCGGCAAGGCGACCATGCAGGCGGCCTCGGCGACGCTGAAGAAGGTCGCGATGGAACTCGGCGGCAAGAACGCGCAGGTCGTGTTCCCCGATGCCGATCTCGAGGCGGCGGTCGATGCCGCCGTGTTCGGCGCCTTCTTCAATGCCGGCGAATGCTGCAATGCCGGCAGCCGCCTCATCGTCCACAAGGCGGTGGCGGCCGATTTCCTCGCCGCCTTCGAGAAGCGGGCGGCGAAGGTCAGGGTCGGCGATCCGCTCGACGACGCGACAAAGGTCGGCGCTATCATCACGCCCGAGCATCTGAAGAAGATCGAGAATGCCGTGGTCGACGCCTCGGCCGACGGCGCTTCGGTCGCGATCGGCGGCGCGGGCCTTGCGAGCGGCGCCGGCCAATACATGGCGCCGACCGTCGTCACCGGCGTGAAGCCCGAGATGGCGATCGCCCGCGACGAGGTGTTCGGACCCGTCCTCTCGGTCATGGAGTTCGAGCGCGTCGAGGAGGCGATCCGGCTTGTCGACACGACCGACTACGGCCTCTCGGCCGGCGTGTGGTCGAAGGACATCGACACGGCGGTGACGGTGGCGCGCGCCGCGCGCACCGGCACGGTCTGGGTCAACACCTTCATGGACGGCTATCCGGAGCTGCCCTTCGGCGGCATGAAGCAGAGCGGCGTCGGCCGCGAGCTTGGCAAGGGCGCCGTCGAGGACTTCACGGAATCGAAGACGATCCAGTTCCATCGCGGTCCCCGCACCTCGTGGTGGGTGGACGGCTGA